The following proteins are encoded in a genomic region of Salminus brasiliensis chromosome 17, fSalBra1.hap2, whole genome shotgun sequence:
- the gpr52 gene encoding G-protein coupled receptor 52, whose product MNQSGLIEPVLTGNSSFGNSFSVSLNHSCPLGWAQNQGIEACVLETAVIVLLTVLIIAGNLTVIFVFHCAPLLHHYTTSYFIQTMAYADLLVGLSCLVPTLSLLHYPAGVQEPLTCQVFSYVISVLKSVSMACLACISVDRYLAITKPLSYNQLVTPCRLRCCIILIWIYSCIVFLPSFFGWGKPGYHGDIFEWCANSWPTSALFTGFVVCLLYAPAALVVCFTYFHIFRICQQHNREISERRARFPSQEMEAGEGGHQAGHGPDRRYAMVLFRITSVFYMLWLPYIIYFLLESSHVLDSPALSFVTTWLAISNSFCNCVIYSLSNSVFRLGMRRLSQTLCSSCSFSPCAHDDKDFREPKPRKRANSCSI is encoded by the coding sequence ATGAACCAATCAGGGCTGATCGAACCAGTGCTAACTGGAAACAGCAGTTTTGGCAATTCCTTCAGTGTGTCTCTGAACCACTCTTGTCCTCTGGGCTGGGCGCAGAACCAGGGAATTGAGGCTTGTGTCTTAGAGACCGCTGTGATTGTGCTGTTGACGGTGCTCATCATTGCTGGGAATTTGACAGTCATCTTCGTGTTCCATTGTGCCCCTTTGCTGCACCACTACACCACCAGCTACTTCATCCAGACCATGGCCTACGCTGACCTGCTGGTAGGACTAAGCTGCCTGGTGCCCACTCTCTCCCTGCTCCACTACCCAGCAGGTGTCCAAGAGCCCCTCACCTGCCAGGTGTTCAGCTATGTCATCTCTGTGCTCAAGAGTGTCTCGATGGCTTGTCTGGCCTGCATAAGCGTGGATCGCTATCTGGCCATAACCAAGCCCCTGTCCTACAACCAGCTGGTGACACCCTGCCGCTTGCGCTGCTGCATCATCCTGATTTGGATCTACTCTTGCATCGTGTTCCTCCCATCCTTCTTTGGCTGGGGCAAGCCAGGGTACCACGGGGACATCTTCGAATGGTGCGCCAATTCCTGGCCAACCTCGGCCCTCTTTACCGGTTTTGTGGTGTGCCTCCTGTACGCTCCAGCAGCCCTTGTGGTCTGCTTCACCTACTTTCACATCTTCCGCATCTGTCAGCAGCATAATCGGGAGATCAGTGAGCGGAGAGCTCGCTTTCCCAGCCAAGAGATGGAGGCCGGTGAAGGAGGGCACCAAGCGGGCCACGGGCCGGACAGGCGCTACGCCATGGTGCTCTTCCGCATCACCAGCGTCTTCTACATGCTCTGGCTCCCCTACATCATCTACTTTCTTCTGGAGAGCTCCCACGTTCTGGACAGCCCCGCACTGTCCTTCGTCACCACCTGGTTAGCGATCAGCAATAGCTTCTGCAACTGCGTCATCTACAGCCTGTCCAACAGCGTGTTCCGGCTAGGCATGCGTAGGCTCTCACAGACGCTCTGTTCCTCCTGCTCTTTCAGCCCTTGTGCTCATGATGACAAGGACTTCAGAGAGCCAAAGCCTAGGAAGAGAGCCAACTCGTGTTCAATCTGA